A window of Oncorhynchus kisutch isolate 150728-3 linkage group LG10, Okis_V2, whole genome shotgun sequence contains these coding sequences:
- the LOC109897893 gene encoding ER degradation-enhancing alpha-mannosidase-like protein 3 isoform X2: protein MSTLLLLLLLSNSCRLGQSMSREEKLKLRNQVVEMFDHAYSNYMDHAYPADELMPLTCRGRVRGQEPSRGDVDDALGKFSLTLIDTLDTLVLLNKTTEFEEAVRRVLRDVRLDNDIVVSVFETNIRVLGGLLGGHSMAVMLKDTGYHMQWYQDELLHMAKDVGLRLLPAFNTSSGLPYPRVNLKHGLRSPESRTGTETDTCTACAGTIILEFAALSRFTGDPVFEVHARRALDFLWEKRQRNSNLVGTTINIHSGEWVRRDSGVGAGIDSYYEYLLKAYILLGDDLFLQRFNIHYASIMKYISQPPLLLDVHIHKPLLPARTWMDSLLAFFPGLQVLKGDIRPAIETHEMLYQVTKKHNFLPEAFTTDFRVHWAQHPLRPEFAESTYFLYKATKDPYYLEVGRTVLDNLNRFARVPCGFAAMKDVRTGSHEDRMDSFFLAEMFKYLFLLFAEEEDLTFNVEDYIFTTEAHLLPLSLSTAPHAPSPANTTSEEELDDSNFDWTCPNTRLLFPDPAFPRNLRDPIRSAVDKSCPRPAIHREPGMGRPPLRAQDFMANNPDHLELLRRMGVSLIHLKDGRVQLVQHATQAVSAVAAEDGMRFMQEMMELSSQQQKEQLPPRAVQIVSHPFFGRVVLTSGPAQFGTDLSKSITGVRGFVTVAEPYSGCAELSNAAFVQGRIALLQRGQCMFAEKARHIMKAGAIGGIVIDDNEGSSSDTAPLFQMAGDGRNTDDVTLPLLFLFYKEGNILLEALKEYREVEVLLSDKARDRGRDVQEEEEDCSTDQTSPVPAATLDQSHVRTVEQDESAPHNEEVTPEEDVGPAIKRNPEPEEEPEVDKDSSRKSVEAMMADWREDLEAFQQMEDEL from the exons ATGTCGACCCTATTGTTGCTGCTATTGCTGAGCAACTCATGCAGGCTGGGACAGTCTATGTCACGAGAGGAGAAGCTCAAGCTGAG GAACCAAGTGGTTGAGATGTTTGACCATGCTTATTCCAATTATATG GACCATGCATACCCAGCAGATGAGCTGATGCCTCTGACGTGTCGGGGGAGGGTGCGTGGGCAGGAGCCCAGTCGGGGAGACGTGGACGACGCACTGGGGAA gTTCTCTCTCACCCTCATCGACACCTTGGACACTCTAGTG CTCTTAAATAAGACGACAGAGTTTGAAGAAGCAGTGAGGAGAGTGTTGAGAGATGTGCGACTGGACAATGACATCGTGGTGTCTGTCTTTGAGACCAACATCCGTGTGCTGGG GGGGCTGCTAGGGGGCCACTCCATGGCGGTGATGCTGAAGGATACAGGGTATCACATGCAGTGGTACCAGGATGAGCTGCTCCACATGGCCAAAGATGTGGGTCTCAGACTCCTGCCTGCCTTCAACACCAGCAGTGGCCTGCCTTACCCCAGG GTAAACTTGAAGCATGGCCTCAGGAGTCCTGAGAGTCGGACGGGCACAGAGACGGACACCTGTACAGCTTGTGCTGGCACAATTATCCTGGAGTTCGCTGCCTTGAGTCGCTTCACTGGGGACCCTGTGTTTGAG GTCCATGCACGGAGAGCCCTCGACTTCCTTTGGGAGAAGAGGCAGAGGAATAGCAACCTGGTGGGAACAACCATCAACATCCACTCAGGAGAGTGGGTCcgcaggg ACAGCGGAGTGGGAGCAGGGATTGACTCGTATTATGAGTACCTGCTCAAGGCCTATATTCTCCTGGGAGATGACCTGTTTCTGCAGCGCTTCAACATT CACTATGCGTCTATAATGAAGTACATCAGCCAGCCTCCTCTCCTGCTGGACGTTCACATCCACAAGCCTCTGCTGCCTGCTCGCACCTGGATGGACTCCCTCCTGGCCTTCTTCCCTGGGCTGCAG GTGTTGAAGGGAGATATCCGGCCGGCCATTGAGACCCATGAGATGCTGTATCAAGTCACCAAGAAACACAACTTCCTCCCAGAG GCATTCACCACTGATTTCAGGGTACATTGGGCTCAGCATCCACTAAGACCTGAGTTTGCAGAGAGCACCTATTTCCTGTACAAG GCTACCAAAGACCCCTACTACCTGGAGGTAGGCCGCACGGTGCTGGACAACCTGAACCGATTTGCCCGGGTCCCCTGTGGCTTTGCTGCCATGAAGGACGTTCGCACCGGGAGCCACGAGGACCG AATGGACTCCTTCTTCTTGGCAGAGATGTTCAAGTACCTGTTCCTGCTGTTTGCGGAAGAGGAAGATCTGACGTTTAATGTTGAGGATTATATCTTCACCACCGAGGCACACCTtctgcccctgtccctgtccaCTGCCCCTCACGCCCCCTCTCCAGCTAACACCACG TCAGAGGAGGAGTTGGATGACTCTAACTTTGATTGGACCTGCCCCAACACACGCCTCCTTTTCCCCGACCCCGCCTTTCCACGGAACCTCCGAGATCCAATCAGGAGTGCTGTGGACAAGAGTTGTCCCCGTCCTGCCATTCACCG TGAGCCGGGGATGGGTCGCCCACCTCTGAGGGCTCAGGACTTCATGGCCAACAACCCTGATCACCTGGAGCTGCTGAGGAGGATGGGAGTCAGCCTTATACACCTTAAAGATGGCAGAGTGCAGCTGGTCCAACACGCTACACAG GCGGTCAGTGCTGTGGCAGCAGAGGACGGCATGCGCTTCATGCAGGAGATGATGGAGCTGTCCAGCCAGCAGCAGAAGGAGCAGCTCCCTCCGCGCGCTGTGCAGATAGTCTCCCACCCCTTCTTCGGCAGAGTGGTGCTGACTTCTGGCCCAGCACAGTTTGGCACAGATCTTTCCAAGAGCATCACGGGG GTTCGTGGGTTTGTGACAGTGGCTGAACCATACAGTGGCTGTGCGGAACTGAGCAACGCTGCCTTTGTACAGGGCCGCATTGCTCTGCTGCAGCGGGGCCAATGTATGTTTGCTGAGAAGGCCAGACACATCATGAAGGCTGGGGCCATCGGAGGCATAGTCATCG ATGACAACGAGGGTAGCAGCAGTGACACTGCTCCCCTCTTCCAGATGGCCGGCGACGGCCGCAACACAGATGACGTCACTttgcccctcctcttcctcttctacaAGGAAGGCAATATCCTGTTGGAGGCTCTCAAGGAGTACAGGGAGGTGGAGGTGCTGCTGAGCGACAAGGCCAGAGACAGAG GGAGGGAtgttcaggaggaggaggaagactgtTCAACAGACCAAACTTCACCTGTCCCTGCCGCAACTCTCGACCAGTCACACGTGAGGACTGTGGAGCAGGATGAATCGGCTCCCCACAATGAGGAAGTGACTCCTGAGGAAGATGTGGGACCTGCCATTAAGAGGAACCCTGAGCCAGAGGAGGAGCCTGAGGTTGACAAGGACTCTAGCAGAAAATCAGTGGAAGCCATGATGGCTGATTGGCGAGAGGACTTAGAGGCGTTTCAGCAGATGGAGGATGAGCTTTGA
- the LOC109897893 gene encoding ER degradation-enhancing alpha-mannosidase-like protein 3 isoform X1: MSTLLLLLLLSNSCRLGQSMSREEKLKLRNQVVEMFDHAYSNYMDHAYPADELMPLTCRGRVRGQEPSRGDVDDALGKFSLTLIDTLDTLVLLNKTTEFEEAVRRVLRDVRLDNDIVVSVFETNIRVLGGLLGGHSMAVMLKDTGYHMQWYQDELLHMAKDVGLRLLPAFNTSSGLPYPRVNLKHGLRSPESRTGTETDTCTACAGTIILEFAALSRFTGDPVFEVHARRALDFLWEKRQRNSNLVGTTINIHSGEWVRRDSGVGAGIDSYYEYLLKAYILLGDDLFLQRFNIHYASIMKYISQPPLLLDVHIHKPLLPARTWMDSLLAFFPGLQVLKGDIRPAIETHEMLYQVTKKHNFLPEAFTTDFRVHWAQHPLRPEFAESTYFLYKATKDPYYLEVGRTVLDNLNRFARVPCGFAAMKDVRTGSHEDRMDSFFLAEMFKYLFLLFAEEEDLTFNVEDYIFTTEAHLLPLSLSTAPHAPSPANTTVQAPSLPHLSAYVKSLWSEEELDDSNFDWTCPNTRLLFPDPAFPRNLRDPIRSAVDKSCPRPAIHREPGMGRPPLRAQDFMANNPDHLELLRRMGVSLIHLKDGRVQLVQHATQAVSAVAAEDGMRFMQEMMELSSQQQKEQLPPRAVQIVSHPFFGRVVLTSGPAQFGTDLSKSITGVRGFVTVAEPYSGCAELSNAAFVQGRIALLQRGQCMFAEKARHIMKAGAIGGIVIDDNEGSSSDTAPLFQMAGDGRNTDDVTLPLLFLFYKEGNILLEALKEYREVEVLLSDKARDRGRDVQEEEEDCSTDQTSPVPAATLDQSHVRTVEQDESAPHNEEVTPEEDVGPAIKRNPEPEEEPEVDKDSSRKSVEAMMADWREDLEAFQQMEDEL, translated from the exons ATGTCGACCCTATTGTTGCTGCTATTGCTGAGCAACTCATGCAGGCTGGGACAGTCTATGTCACGAGAGGAGAAGCTCAAGCTGAG GAACCAAGTGGTTGAGATGTTTGACCATGCTTATTCCAATTATATG GACCATGCATACCCAGCAGATGAGCTGATGCCTCTGACGTGTCGGGGGAGGGTGCGTGGGCAGGAGCCCAGTCGGGGAGACGTGGACGACGCACTGGGGAA gTTCTCTCTCACCCTCATCGACACCTTGGACACTCTAGTG CTCTTAAATAAGACGACAGAGTTTGAAGAAGCAGTGAGGAGAGTGTTGAGAGATGTGCGACTGGACAATGACATCGTGGTGTCTGTCTTTGAGACCAACATCCGTGTGCTGGG GGGGCTGCTAGGGGGCCACTCCATGGCGGTGATGCTGAAGGATACAGGGTATCACATGCAGTGGTACCAGGATGAGCTGCTCCACATGGCCAAAGATGTGGGTCTCAGACTCCTGCCTGCCTTCAACACCAGCAGTGGCCTGCCTTACCCCAGG GTAAACTTGAAGCATGGCCTCAGGAGTCCTGAGAGTCGGACGGGCACAGAGACGGACACCTGTACAGCTTGTGCTGGCACAATTATCCTGGAGTTCGCTGCCTTGAGTCGCTTCACTGGGGACCCTGTGTTTGAG GTCCATGCACGGAGAGCCCTCGACTTCCTTTGGGAGAAGAGGCAGAGGAATAGCAACCTGGTGGGAACAACCATCAACATCCACTCAGGAGAGTGGGTCcgcaggg ACAGCGGAGTGGGAGCAGGGATTGACTCGTATTATGAGTACCTGCTCAAGGCCTATATTCTCCTGGGAGATGACCTGTTTCTGCAGCGCTTCAACATT CACTATGCGTCTATAATGAAGTACATCAGCCAGCCTCCTCTCCTGCTGGACGTTCACATCCACAAGCCTCTGCTGCCTGCTCGCACCTGGATGGACTCCCTCCTGGCCTTCTTCCCTGGGCTGCAG GTGTTGAAGGGAGATATCCGGCCGGCCATTGAGACCCATGAGATGCTGTATCAAGTCACCAAGAAACACAACTTCCTCCCAGAG GCATTCACCACTGATTTCAGGGTACATTGGGCTCAGCATCCACTAAGACCTGAGTTTGCAGAGAGCACCTATTTCCTGTACAAG GCTACCAAAGACCCCTACTACCTGGAGGTAGGCCGCACGGTGCTGGACAACCTGAACCGATTTGCCCGGGTCCCCTGTGGCTTTGCTGCCATGAAGGACGTTCGCACCGGGAGCCACGAGGACCG AATGGACTCCTTCTTCTTGGCAGAGATGTTCAAGTACCTGTTCCTGCTGTTTGCGGAAGAGGAAGATCTGACGTTTAATGTTGAGGATTATATCTTCACCACCGAGGCACACCTtctgcccctgtccctgtccaCTGCCCCTCACGCCCCCTCTCCAGCTAACACCACGGTACAGGCTCCATCTCTGCCTCATCTCTCCGCCTATGTCAAATCTCTTTGG TCAGAGGAGGAGTTGGATGACTCTAACTTTGATTGGACCTGCCCCAACACACGCCTCCTTTTCCCCGACCCCGCCTTTCCACGGAACCTCCGAGATCCAATCAGGAGTGCTGTGGACAAGAGTTGTCCCCGTCCTGCCATTCACCG TGAGCCGGGGATGGGTCGCCCACCTCTGAGGGCTCAGGACTTCATGGCCAACAACCCTGATCACCTGGAGCTGCTGAGGAGGATGGGAGTCAGCCTTATACACCTTAAAGATGGCAGAGTGCAGCTGGTCCAACACGCTACACAG GCGGTCAGTGCTGTGGCAGCAGAGGACGGCATGCGCTTCATGCAGGAGATGATGGAGCTGTCCAGCCAGCAGCAGAAGGAGCAGCTCCCTCCGCGCGCTGTGCAGATAGTCTCCCACCCCTTCTTCGGCAGAGTGGTGCTGACTTCTGGCCCAGCACAGTTTGGCACAGATCTTTCCAAGAGCATCACGGGG GTTCGTGGGTTTGTGACAGTGGCTGAACCATACAGTGGCTGTGCGGAACTGAGCAACGCTGCCTTTGTACAGGGCCGCATTGCTCTGCTGCAGCGGGGCCAATGTATGTTTGCTGAGAAGGCCAGACACATCATGAAGGCTGGGGCCATCGGAGGCATAGTCATCG ATGACAACGAGGGTAGCAGCAGTGACACTGCTCCCCTCTTCCAGATGGCCGGCGACGGCCGCAACACAGATGACGTCACTttgcccctcctcttcctcttctacaAGGAAGGCAATATCCTGTTGGAGGCTCTCAAGGAGTACAGGGAGGTGGAGGTGCTGCTGAGCGACAAGGCCAGAGACAGAG GGAGGGAtgttcaggaggaggaggaagactgtTCAACAGACCAAACTTCACCTGTCCCTGCCGCAACTCTCGACCAGTCACACGTGAGGACTGTGGAGCAGGATGAATCGGCTCCCCACAATGAGGAAGTGACTCCTGAGGAAGATGTGGGACCTGCCATTAAGAGGAACCCTGAGCCAGAGGAGGAGCCTGAGGTTGACAAGGACTCTAGCAGAAAATCAGTGGAAGCCATGATGGCTGATTGGCGAGAGGACTTAGAGGCGTTTCAGCAGATGGAGGATGAGCTTTGA